In Methanosarcina siciliae T4/M, one genomic interval encodes:
- the cofG gene encoding 7,8-didemethyl-8-hydroxy-5-deazariboflavin synthase subunit CofG yields MTPEKAPFVTFSKNVFIPVTNICRNRCGYCGFRRDPGQPGARLMKPAEVTSILKNGVRAGCTEALFTFGEYAEEVPGYNLMLDEIGFSSTLDYLLFLCETAVEMGILPHTNAGVMTRSELEALKPLNASMGLMLESTATLEAHKDCLGKIPECRLETIREAGKLQIPYTSGLLIGIGEDREDRIESLEALASLHREYGHIQEVIIQNFAPKPGTPMENYPEPTVGEMMDAVVLARQILPSDVSIQVAPNLINPKTLIGKGVTDLGGISPLTIDWINPEAEWPDVKDLQNKLGDIPLRERLPVYPQYVKRGWYSERIGSLVERLSDNEGYRKQPATENAEDLEK; encoded by the coding sequence ATTACTCCGGAAAAAGCTCCGTTCGTAACTTTCTCAAAAAACGTTTTCATTCCCGTAACCAATATCTGCAGAAACCGCTGCGGATACTGCGGTTTTCGGCGGGATCCCGGACAGCCCGGAGCCCGGCTTATGAAACCTGCAGAGGTAACCTCAATTCTTAAAAACGGAGTAAGGGCAGGGTGTACCGAAGCCCTCTTCACTTTCGGGGAGTATGCCGAGGAAGTGCCCGGATACAACCTGATGCTTGATGAAATCGGCTTTTCCTCGACACTTGACTATCTCTTATTCCTTTGCGAAACTGCAGTCGAGATGGGAATTCTTCCCCATACGAACGCTGGAGTCATGACCCGTTCCGAACTTGAAGCGTTAAAGCCCCTGAATGCGAGTATGGGGCTGATGCTCGAGAGTACGGCAACCCTGGAAGCCCATAAAGACTGCCTCGGGAAAATTCCGGAATGCAGGCTTGAGACAATCCGGGAAGCCGGAAAACTTCAGATTCCCTATACAAGCGGCCTCCTCATAGGTATAGGGGAGGACCGGGAGGATAGAATCGAGTCTCTCGAAGCCCTCGCATCCCTGCACAGGGAGTACGGGCACATTCAGGAAGTAATAATTCAGAACTTTGCCCCTAAGCCCGGGACGCCCATGGAAAATTACCCGGAGCCCACCGTGGGGGAAATGATGGATGCGGTAGTTCTTGCCAGGCAGATCCTGCCCTCTGATGTCTCAATACAGGTCGCCCCTAATCTCATAAACCCTAAAACCCTTATCGGAAAGGGAGTAACGGATCTTGGGGGCATCTCTCCTCTTACTATTGATTGGATCAACCCCGAAGCCGAATGGCCTGACGTGAAAGATCTGCAGAATAAGCTCGGGGACATTCCGCTCAGAGAACGCCTGCCAGTTTACCCTCAGTATGTGAAAAGAGGGTGGTATTCGGAAAGGATTGGCAGCCTCGTCGAGCGGCTCTCGGATAATGAGGGCTACAGAAAGCAGCCCGCAACAGAGAACGCGGAGGATTTAGAAAAATGA
- a CDS encoding phytoene desaturase family protein codes for MKTIIIGAGLGGLLSAARLAKTGHEVEVFERLPITGGRFTNLDYKGFQLSSGAFHMLPSGPGGPLARLLEEIGANVHIIRSEMTTIRVPLKKGNPDYAKGFKDISFSDFPSLLSYKDRMKIALLIVSTRKNRPAGTTLQAWIKAQVNDEWLVKFADSFCGWALSLKSNEVPVEEVFEIIENMYRFGGPGIPIGGCKGVIDALEAVIRANEGKIHTGQEVSKILVENGNAAGVVAEGKEHKADLVISNLGHTATALLCGEALSEKMHSDYLKMLETLKPSAGIKICLAADEPLVGHSGVLLTPYTRRINGINEVTQADPKLAPPGKHLTMCHQYVAPENVKNLEAEIQMGLDDLKEVFPGKKYEILLIQSYHDEWPVNRAASGTDPGNETPFTGLYVVGDGAKGKGGIEVEGVALGVSSAVKKILG; via the coding sequence ATGAAAACGATTATCATAGGGGCAGGTCTCGGAGGGCTCTTAAGCGCTGCCAGGCTAGCAAAGACAGGGCATGAAGTTGAAGTTTTTGAAAGGCTTCCTATTACAGGAGGCAGGTTTACCAATCTCGATTATAAAGGGTTCCAGCTCTCAAGCGGAGCTTTCCATATGCTTCCAAGCGGGCCCGGAGGACCGCTTGCCAGGCTCCTGGAGGAAATAGGAGCTAATGTGCATATCATCCGGTCGGAAATGACCACCATACGGGTGCCGCTCAAGAAAGGGAACCCCGATTACGCAAAAGGCTTTAAAGACATCTCTTTTAGTGATTTTCCCTCGCTTCTTTCCTATAAAGACCGAATGAAAATTGCTCTTTTGATTGTGAGCACAAGAAAGAACCGTCCTGCAGGAACTACGCTTCAGGCCTGGATAAAGGCTCAGGTAAATGACGAATGGCTGGTAAAATTTGCCGATTCTTTCTGCGGCTGGGCGCTAAGCCTGAAAAGCAATGAAGTCCCGGTAGAAGAGGTTTTTGAGATAATAGAAAACATGTACCGGTTCGGAGGTCCCGGAATCCCGATTGGAGGTTGCAAAGGGGTTATTGATGCTCTTGAAGCCGTAATCCGGGCAAATGAGGGAAAAATCCATACCGGACAGGAAGTCTCAAAAATCCTGGTTGAAAACGGAAATGCTGCAGGGGTTGTTGCTGAAGGCAAAGAGCATAAGGCTGATCTCGTTATCAGCAACCTTGGGCATACTGCAACCGCTCTGCTCTGCGGGGAAGCCCTCTCTGAAAAAATGCATTCTGATTACCTTAAAATGCTTGAGACCCTTAAGCCGTCTGCCGGAATAAAGATCTGCCTTGCTGCAGACGAGCCTCTGGTCGGGCACTCAGGGGTCCTGTTAACCCCCTATACCAGGCGGATAAACGGAATCAATGAAGTTACTCAGGCTGACCCGAAACTTGCTCCTCCGGGAAAACACCTTACCATGTGCCACCAGTATGTAGCCCCTGAGAACGTAAAGAACCTCGAAGCCGAAATTCAGATGGGGCTTGACGACCTCAAAGAAGTTTTTCCCGGCAAGAAGTATGAAATCCTCCTGATCCAGTCCTACCACGACGAATGGCCCGTAAACAGGGCGGCTTCAGGTACGGATCCAGGAAATGAAACTCCTTTTACCGGGCTCTATGTCGTAGGAGACGGGGCCAAAGGAAAGGGAGGAATAGAAGTTGAAGGGGTAGCCCTTGGCGTCTCTTCGGCTGTGAAGAAAATCCTGGGCTGA
- a CDS encoding 4Fe-4S binding protein, translating to MKINDNCVGCGQCASFCKKGAIEVRGRARATDACVDCGLCVPYCPVKAIEVPA from the coding sequence ATGAAAATAAACGATAACTGCGTAGGGTGCGGCCAATGCGCTTCTTTTTGCAAAAAAGGAGCAATAGAGGTCAGGGGAAGAGCACGGGCTACCGATGCCTGTGTGGATTGCGGGCTGTGCGTCCCCTACTGTCCTGTAAAAGCCATCGAGGTGCCGGCATGA
- the fpoA gene encoding F420H2 dehydrogenase subunit FpoA, whose amino-acid sequence MIGDTMSGIIDSYIPVAIFLAVGLIMPPMTMFMVKQLSPRSKAASKYTTYESGSIPTGTARIQFNVEYYLYAIAFVLFDIEVLFLYPWATVYKGHGITSIAVVEMLLFIFILLFGYVYLWKKEALTWVK is encoded by the coding sequence TTGATAGGTGATACGATGTCTGGAATAATTGATAGCTATATACCGGTTGCGATATTTCTTGCCGTGGGACTGATTATGCCGCCCATGACAATGTTCATGGTAAAGCAACTGAGTCCGAGGAGCAAAGCAGCCAGCAAATACACGACATACGAATCGGGTTCCATTCCTACGGGAACTGCCAGAATCCAGTTCAATGTCGAGTATTATCTTTATGCGATTGCTTTTGTGCTCTTTGATATTGAGGTGCTTTTCCTTTACCCGTGGGCTACCGTCTATAAGGGGCATGGGATTACCTCAATTGCAGTAGTTGAGATGTTACTATTTATCTTCATACTGCTCTTCGGATACGTGTATCTCTGGAAGAAGGAGGCCCTTACATGGGTGAAGTGA
- the fpoB gene encoding F(420)H(2) dehydrogenase subunit B produces MGEVKETKTTNTTGTPEEEIPGVITTTTNAISDFLKKTKAQDLINWGRKNSLWFMTQPMGCCGVEMIATGCAHYDTDRFGIIPRNSPRHADVMIISGYVTKKYLPALKRLWEQMPAPKWVLAMGDCSISGGPFYESYSTVQNIDELFPIDVFIPGCPPRPEALIQGFVELQEKIKAKKDRGTEY; encoded by the coding sequence ATGGGTGAAGTGAAGGAGACAAAAACGACTAACACAACAGGAACTCCGGAAGAAGAAATTCCCGGCGTTATCACAACAACCACCAATGCGATCAGCGACTTTCTCAAGAAGACCAAGGCTCAGGACCTGATCAACTGGGGCCGGAAAAACTCGCTCTGGTTCATGACCCAGCCAATGGGCTGCTGCGGTGTGGAAATGATCGCTACCGGCTGTGCCCACTATGATACTGACCGCTTCGGGATCATTCCCAGAAACTCCCCGAGGCATGCGGATGTCATGATCATCAGTGGTTATGTGACAAAAAAATACCTGCCTGCCTTAAAGAGGCTCTGGGAACAGATGCCGGCTCCCAAATGGGTTCTCGCTATGGGGGACTGTTCGATCAGCGGCGGCCCCTTCTATGAGTCTTACAGCACGGTGCAGAATATCGATGAACTCTTTCCTATCGATGTCTTCATTCCCGGCTGCCCGCCCAGACCCGAAGCCCTTATTCAGGGATTTGTGGAGCTGCAGGAAAAGATTAAAGCTAAAAAAGACCGGGGCACGGAATACTGA
- the fpoC gene encoding F420H2 dehydrogenase subunit FpoC, which yields MDARTIIESLTGKFPEAISEAEIESPIRIRAYVDKEKAKEVCQYLKDSLQFDHLCSVCGVDYPRRNEQEAVYHIASYDHPVVLMLKAKLSRDSPEIESIVPVYWNANWYERETYELFGIFFKNHPNLKALVLPEDMLGEWPLRKDYEGFPNRTARNLV from the coding sequence ATGGATGCCAGAACAATTATCGAATCATTAACCGGGAAATTTCCTGAGGCAATTTCCGAAGCCGAGATCGAGTCCCCTATCCGTATCCGGGCATATGTGGATAAGGAGAAAGCAAAAGAGGTCTGCCAGTACCTTAAGGACTCCCTTCAGTTCGACCACCTCTGTTCCGTTTGCGGAGTGGACTATCCCCGGAGGAACGAGCAGGAAGCAGTGTATCATATAGCTTCGTATGACCATCCCGTTGTCCTGATGCTCAAAGCAAAGCTGTCCAGGGATTCCCCTGAAATCGAGTCCATCGTACCGGTATACTGGAATGCGAACTGGTATGAGAGAGAAACCTACGAACTCTTCGGGATCTTCTTTAAAAACCACCCGAATCTGAAGGCCCTTGTGCTCCCCGAAGATATGCTGGGAGAGTGGCCTCTCCGGAAAGACTACGAAGGTTTCCCGAACAGGACAGCAAGAAACCTTGTGTGA
- the fpoD gene encoding F420H2 dehydrogenase subunit FpoD, producing the protein MEEMLEPNEMIVHLGPQHPMQPGPFRLNLRLKGETVMDAEVELGFIHKGIEKILENKTYLQGITIVDRICYLVALTNEECFVGCTEKLLGIEPPERAQYIRVILEELSRIQSHLLGMGEFGEFIGFVSMFMYTIKEREDVLTLIDMVTGARVTHSYLKFGGVRDDLPEGFKEKALPVLNNLKKVISDYEELFNSDRIYRERTIGVGVLTADVAKSLGVSGPALRATGVPFDIRKNEPYLVYKDLDFKVCTETAGDCFARVQVRLNEMRESIYILEQCLDRIPNGPLFPEGTPYGRRTPVMRVPAGEVFHRVEDPRGEMGMYMISDGSDKPYRVKVRGPYFPTLQALPPLIKGTTVADVAAISGSMDGCTSEADR; encoded by the coding sequence ATGGAAGAAATGCTTGAACCAAATGAAATGATCGTACACCTGGGCCCACAGCATCCCATGCAGCCCGGACCATTCAGGTTAAACCTGAGGTTGAAAGGGGAAACCGTAATGGATGCTGAAGTGGAACTGGGTTTCATCCACAAGGGAATTGAAAAAATCCTGGAGAATAAAACCTACCTCCAGGGAATAACGATAGTGGACAGGATCTGTTACCTTGTAGCCCTTACAAACGAAGAATGTTTTGTGGGCTGCACTGAAAAGCTGCTGGGCATCGAACCCCCGGAGAGGGCACAGTATATAAGGGTCATTTTAGAAGAACTCTCCAGGATACAGAGCCACCTGCTCGGCATGGGAGAGTTCGGGGAGTTCATAGGCTTCGTTTCCATGTTCATGTATACCATCAAGGAAAGAGAAGATGTCCTCACCCTGATTGACATGGTCACAGGAGCAAGGGTCACCCACAGCTACCTGAAATTCGGAGGGGTCCGCGACGACCTGCCCGAAGGCTTCAAGGAAAAAGCCCTTCCTGTCCTGAACAATCTCAAGAAAGTCATTTCCGACTACGAAGAATTGTTCAATTCGGACAGGATTTACAGGGAAAGAACCATAGGAGTCGGTGTCTTGACCGCAGATGTCGCAAAGAGCCTCGGGGTTTCGGGCCCTGCGCTGCGGGCAACGGGTGTCCCCTTCGATATCCGGAAGAACGAACCATACCTTGTGTATAAGGACCTCGACTTCAAGGTCTGCACGGAAACTGCAGGCGATTGTTTTGCAAGAGTGCAGGTCAGGCTCAACGAGATGCGGGAGAGCATTTATATCCTTGAGCAGTGCCTTGACCGGATCCCGAACGGCCCCCTCTTCCCTGAAGGCACCCCCTACGGCAGAAGGACTCCTGTAATGAGAGTGCCTGCCGGAGAAGTCTTCCACAGGGTCGAAGACCCGAGAGGTGAAATGGGCATGTACATGATCTCCGACGGCAGCGACAAACCGTACAGGGTAAAAGTCAGAGGCCCCTACTTCCCGACTCTGCAGGCTCTGCCTCCTCTGATCAAAGGTACGACAGTTGCGGACGTTGCAGCGATTTCAGGCAGCATGGACGGCTGTACCAGTGAAGCGGACAGGTGA
- the fpoH gene encoding F420H2 dehydrogenase subunit FpoH, with product MIEIPEFIIPLIPWIRGVVGLVLVGAIFLGAMGAVWLERKLSADIQFRYGPSRVGKFGLLQLVADAIKLFTKEDVRPRNADRLLFDNAPIFMMSSVFLMLVAIPVGAVFINGVQYPLAVTEMDVSVLYIEAVSAISIFGIFMIAYGSNNKYSLLGAFRNFARMVGYEVPLGITVVSVAIMTGSLNIVEIASAQGLHWNIFLQPIGFIVFFIALMADMGRLPFDQNESEEELVAGWITEYTGMRFGLGFFAEYIHMILGSFLVALLFLGGWNVPAFVANNPVLGLIAPTGFFLLKTVLVLMTIIGMRWAVPRFRIDQVVDLSWKKLLPLSLLNLVWAVGLGLYLGA from the coding sequence ATGATAGAAATTCCTGAATTCATAATTCCCTTAATCCCCTGGATCCGCGGGGTTGTGGGCCTGGTTCTTGTGGGAGCCATCTTCCTTGGAGCAATGGGGGCTGTCTGGCTTGAGCGTAAACTCTCGGCCGACATCCAGTTCAGATACGGACCTTCAAGGGTAGGAAAGTTCGGGCTGCTGCAGCTGGTAGCCGATGCAATCAAGCTCTTTACCAAAGAGGACGTGAGACCGAGAAATGCCGACCGTCTTCTCTTTGATAATGCTCCTATTTTCATGATGAGCTCGGTTTTCCTGATGCTTGTCGCAATCCCTGTGGGTGCGGTTTTCATTAACGGTGTCCAGTACCCCCTTGCTGTAACCGAGATGGATGTCAGTGTTCTTTATATTGAAGCAGTTTCTGCGATTTCCATTTTCGGAATTTTCATGATTGCTTACGGTTCTAATAACAAGTATTCCCTGCTCGGAGCTTTCAGGAACTTCGCCCGCATGGTCGGGTATGAAGTGCCCCTCGGAATCACTGTTGTCAGTGTTGCTATAATGACAGGTTCCCTGAACATCGTGGAAATTGCCAGCGCTCAGGGACTACACTGGAACATCTTCCTGCAGCCGATCGGATTCATTGTTTTCTTTATTGCCCTTATGGCTGATATGGGACGGCTCCCCTTCGACCAGAACGAGTCTGAAGAAGAACTGGTTGCAGGCTGGATTACCGAATACACCGGAATGCGTTTCGGTCTCGGTTTCTTTGCCGAGTATATCCACATGATCCTTGGTTCCTTCCTTGTTGCACTCCTTTTCCTCGGAGGCTGGAACGTGCCGGCTTTTGTTGCAAACAACCCGGTGCTCGGTCTGATTGCCCCCACAGGTTTCTTCCTGCTTAAAACCGTACTTGTGCTGATGACTATCATCGGAATGAGGTGGGCTGTCCCGAGATTCAGGATCGACCAGGTAGTGGACCTGAGCTGGAAGAAACTCCTGCCCCTGTCCCTTTTGAACCTCGTCTGGGCTGTGGGTCTTGGACTTTATCTGGGGGCTTAA
- the fpoI gene encoding F420H2 dehydrogenase subunit FpoI, protein MVLKNIKYAIKNIPKKRVTRLCPEVESPLSDRFRGLQILDKGKCIGCGICANTCPNNAIKIVKAPIEPGSSKQRWFPEIDVGHCLFCGLCIDQCPKGALSSGKEYTKGMVKWAHKDLLMTPEKLAREVDIKEGDEK, encoded by the coding sequence ATGGTTCTTAAAAATATCAAATATGCAATAAAAAACATCCCTAAAAAACGCGTAACCAGGCTGTGTCCGGAAGTGGAAAGCCCGCTATCCGATAGGTTCAGAGGGCTTCAGATCCTCGACAAAGGCAAATGCATAGGCTGTGGGATCTGTGCCAATACCTGCCCTAACAATGCGATCAAGATCGTAAAAGCCCCGATTGAACCGGGCAGCAGCAAACAGCGCTGGTTTCCTGAAATCGATGTAGGCCACTGCCTCTTCTGCGGGCTCTGCATTGACCAGTGCCCCAAAGGTGCTCTTTCCAGTGGGAAAGAATATACCAAAGGTATGGTAAAATGGGCTCACAAAGATCTGCTCATGACCCCTGAAAAACTCGCAAGGGAAGTTGATATCAAGGAGGGTGATGAGAAATGA
- a CDS encoding NADH-quinone oxidoreductase subunit J, with amino-acid sequence MIGLETVGAALEMAVFGLLALVTVFFAIFVVIAKDVVRAGLALIMCMFGVAVLYILLNAQFLGIIQVLVYIGAIGVLILFAVMLTKRELGGGSRAN; translated from the coding sequence ATGATCGGACTTGAAACGGTTGGAGCAGCTCTGGAAATGGCTGTCTTCGGACTCCTTGCACTTGTCACGGTCTTCTTTGCAATTTTTGTGGTTATTGCAAAAGATGTCGTTAGAGCCGGGCTTGCCCTGATTATGTGCATGTTCGGTGTTGCAGTACTTTACATTCTCTTAAACGCTCAGTTCCTTGGAATAATTCAGGTGCTGGTCTATATAGGAGCAATCGGAGTGCTGATCCTCTTTGCGGTTATGCTTACAAAACGCGAACTCGGAGGTGGGTCTCGTGCGAATTAA
- the fpoJ gene encoding F420H2 dehydrogenase subunit FpoJ — translation MRINRPLALLVSLLFVAVIVTGAFGTSWHTVSELPENPADPSNIQGIGMLIFTQYVVPFEVLSIVLLASLIGAIYMAKGEGNR, via the coding sequence GTGCGAATTAACCGGCCCCTGGCTCTCCTCGTCTCTCTGCTTTTTGTCGCGGTCATAGTAACAGGCGCTTTCGGGACTTCCTGGCATACGGTTTCGGAACTTCCTGAGAACCCGGCTGACCCGAGTAATATCCAGGGCATAGGCATGTTGATCTTTACCCAGTACGTGGTGCCTTTTGAGGTCCTGTCAATTGTCCTGCTCGCATCCCTGATAGGGGCAATCTACATGGCAAAAGGGGAGGGCAACAGATGA
- the fpoK gene encoding F420H2 dehydrogenase subunit FpoK, whose translation MTAIPLTFYLGLAALLFSIGLYGVMTHKSGIRMIMCIELMLNSANLNLVAFSSYTDTLNGQVFAIFSIALAAAEAAVGFAIFMAIYRMHDKINLNELNILRW comes from the coding sequence ATGACCGCTATTCCGTTAACATTTTATCTTGGGCTTGCAGCCCTGCTCTTTTCAATAGGGCTTTACGGCGTGATGACCCATAAAAGCGGGATCAGGATGATCATGTGTATCGAACTCATGCTGAACTCCGCAAACCTGAACCTTGTAGCATTCTCAAGCTATACGGACACCCTGAACGGGCAGGTCTTTGCCATATTTTCAATTGCCCTTGCAGCCGCTGAAGCAGCCGTAGGGTTTGCGATTTTCATGGCAATCTACAGGATGCACGATAAAATTAACCTTAACGAGCTTAACATTTTGAGGTGGTAA
- the fpoL gene encoding F420H2 dehydrogenase subunit FpoL, whose protein sequence is MVKTALEEFAFLIPLLPALAFAITFFFGKKMPSGGAIVPILAIAASFVISFAITLGLLANPGEVVSQSYSWFAVLDIGILIDPLAAVMLSMVSFVSLLIHIYAVSYMSHDEGKARYFAETALFTAAMLSLVLSDNILQLFVSWELVGLCSYLLIGFWFEKPSAAAAAKKAFLTTRVGDVMFLTGIIVLTSDLLKLAGGFQEGVYLLRFDEIFSYIPQLSALQVNIFGFEVSHLTIITLLFFGGAVGKSGQFPLHVWLPDAMEGPTTVSALIHAATMVTAGVYLVARTFPMFLAAPGTLMVVAYLGGFTALFAGTMGIVMNDLKRVLAYSTISQLGYMMLALGLGATVGLEAVGVSLFHLINHAFFKALLFLCAGSVIHAVGTQDMRELGGVGKVMPITAGTMAIAALSLAGFGIPGTSIGTSGFMSKDPIIENAYLFAEHSGNWIPYIFAIVAALLTSIYIFRLIFMTFTGKPRSDYHGHESPAIMTVPLSILALFALVFGSLTRTGFMNFLEETFTNSFVDLNIGNLAGIGGNELVEAVGHEPVLILWLPLIMAVAGLAIAFVIYYLKAFSLGPLASMKNPIYRLLYRRYYQHEIYTEFFSIGIVYGVIAFLTQVVDVIVDSIVEGIGILTVGVGEELRKVQTGVVQTYATVIIAGVSLLIILIKLITEVL, encoded by the coding sequence GTGGTAAAAACGGCACTGGAAGAATTTGCATTTTTGATTCCCCTGCTTCCGGCACTGGCCTTTGCGATCACCTTCTTCTTTGGCAAGAAAATGCCCTCAGGAGGGGCAATCGTTCCCATCCTTGCCATCGCCGCCTCCTTTGTAATCTCTTTTGCGATTACCCTCGGGCTGCTGGCAAACCCCGGAGAAGTCGTAAGCCAGTCATATTCCTGGTTTGCAGTGCTTGACATAGGAATATTAATCGACCCCCTGGCTGCAGTTATGCTGTCAATGGTCTCCTTTGTGAGCCTGTTAATCCACATCTACGCAGTCAGCTACATGTCCCATGATGAGGGAAAAGCCAGGTACTTTGCAGAAACCGCACTGTTTACCGCAGCAATGCTTTCCCTGGTCCTCTCGGACAACATCCTGCAGCTCTTTGTTTCGTGGGAACTTGTCGGGCTCTGTTCCTATCTCCTGATAGGGTTCTGGTTCGAAAAACCCTCGGCTGCGGCTGCTGCCAAGAAAGCTTTCCTGACAACCAGGGTCGGAGACGTAATGTTCCTTACGGGAATAATCGTGCTTACTTCCGATCTCCTGAAACTTGCAGGCGGCTTCCAGGAAGGAGTATATTTGCTTCGCTTTGACGAAATCTTCAGCTATATTCCCCAGCTTTCGGCGCTTCAGGTAAATATTTTCGGCTTTGAAGTAAGCCACCTTACTATTATCACCCTGCTCTTCTTCGGGGGAGCCGTAGGTAAATCCGGGCAGTTCCCCTTACATGTGTGGCTGCCCGATGCGATGGAGGGTCCCACAACCGTCTCAGCCCTCATCCATGCAGCAACAATGGTTACTGCCGGGGTTTACCTGGTTGCAAGGACTTTCCCGATGTTTCTCGCAGCCCCCGGTACCCTCATGGTTGTTGCGTATCTGGGAGGCTTTACCGCTCTCTTTGCAGGCACCATGGGCATTGTAATGAACGACCTGAAGCGTGTGCTCGCTTACTCGACTATCAGCCAGCTCGGGTACATGATGCTTGCCCTGGGCCTTGGGGCTACAGTAGGACTTGAAGCAGTCGGAGTTTCCCTTTTCCACCTGATCAACCACGCTTTCTTCAAAGCCCTTCTCTTCCTCTGTGCAGGCAGTGTAATCCATGCAGTCGGCACCCAGGACATGAGGGAGCTCGGAGGCGTCGGAAAGGTAATGCCGATCACTGCCGGAACCATGGCCATCGCAGCCCTTTCCCTTGCAGGCTTCGGGATTCCCGGAACCTCGATAGGGACAAGCGGCTTTATGTCAAAGGACCCGATCATTGAAAATGCATACCTTTTCGCAGAACACAGCGGGAACTGGATCCCCTATATCTTCGCAATTGTTGCAGCCCTCCTGACCTCTATTTACATCTTCAGGCTGATCTTCATGACCTTTACGGGAAAGCCGAGAAGCGACTATCACGGGCATGAATCCCCCGCCATTATGACCGTTCCTCTCTCCATACTTGCCCTTTTTGCCCTTGTTTTCGGATCGCTGACAAGGACCGGCTTTATGAATTTCCTTGAAGAAACCTTTACCAACAGCTTTGTGGACCTGAATATAGGAAACCTTGCAGGCATAGGCGGAAACGAGCTTGTAGAGGCAGTCGGGCATGAACCTGTCTTAATCCTGTGGCTCCCGTTAATCATGGCCGTTGCAGGTCTTGCAATCGCTTTTGTGATCTATTATCTCAAAGCATTCAGCCTCGGACCTCTGGCTTCCATGAAAAACCCGATTTACAGACTGCTTTACAGGCGCTACTACCAGCACGAAATTTATACCGAGTTCTTCTCGATAGGAATAGTCTACGGAGTTATCGCTTTCCTTACACAGGTAGTTGATGTGATCGTCGACAGTATCGTTGAAGGAATCGGAATTCTCACGGTTGGAGTTGGGGAAGAACTCAGGAAGGTTCAGACCGGGGTTGTCCAGACCTATGCAACCGTCATAATCGCGGGTGTGAGCCTGCTGATAATACTCATTAAATTAATAACGGAGGTACTCTGA